In Papaver somniferum cultivar HN1 chromosome 1, ASM357369v1, whole genome shotgun sequence, a genomic segment contains:
- the LOC113321593 gene encoding uncharacterized protein LOC113321593 — protein sequence MAKSELSNQRSERKLPPSPRPAPWLVIPHGKNRKFQTFLNIIDHPLKKSYEKFIPELSGKRFWQKNSHQGWLIIGCFEDDDPNFNNGDCFLWNPSSLEIIMLPNIEHFNQLDGYRIQDCLLSSPPQSSSCCSIGSTNEDDGSMVYILYNGGKKPDILIYCRPGEKEWRKHEFVDAVQSLKSMFYFKGKLHIMCLCEELLEITVQCGSGPSGIDDDEETLSLSISILITNDEDSLCKSEDVGGSLVCKRHTYYIESFGEVFRINRYYIQRGCYEHFVTKIVVSKLDFDSLTWEEVKILNDYVFFIGYRDTRLSCLALDLGLSKGCVYFTLKCDLSLYKYDLEDESISLSLPCPDAPAPWLSPRWLMIPKSSRVDDSRTTTHLTLGKDEDIEKVIKATENRTSTKDKDDQNKDTEHARLWVKLNDDIVWTISNFLHTLDYIHLRAVSKKYRSVLDLKRYSSTRTVQITDISPWLFSPKFDQAVYNFVNPMHGNENYLMNIPESLKGARIRFSKGGWLLMSKHKSLFFCNPFTKSTVRLPDLPDFHGYSFTGISFSSLPTCSDCFVFAIDKELFRDQVHIFFIKRGDEGWSYNIFDNVYLLPNKINMKFELTLNNPVFYRGRFYCLDHNGTLGVFKYEHPNSSWQILSTLMPPSCGFIYDSFLVECEGKLLSVLLGRLGNWVRIFRLDVAKLVWVEVKHLGRHTLFLSNESCISALAPTSQMENKIYFPRLHNEGILYYSLDTGMYHSLGSRHSAKDFRDSKEKLHCSWIEPNWSEISDHHLDWLKI from the exons ATGGCAAAATCAGAATTATCAAATCAGAGAAGCGAACGAAAGCTCCCACCATCACCAAGACCAGCACCATGGCTTGTCATCCCGCACGGAAAAAATCGTAAGTTTCAGACTTTCTTAAATATAATTGACCATCCCTTGAAGAAATCGTATGAAAAATTCATACCAGAATTGAGTGGAAAAAGATTTTGGCAAAAAAATTCTCATCAAGGATGGTTGATTATTGGGTGCTTTGAGGATGATGATCCAAATTTCAATAATGGAGATTGTTTTCTGTGGAACCCTAGTTCATTAGAGATTATTATGTTACCTAATATAGAacatttcaatcaattagatggaTATCGTATCCAAGATTGTCTCTTATCTTCACCCCCTCAGAGCAGCAGCTGCTGCAGTATTGGTAGTACTAATGAAGATGATGGTTCCATGGTTTATATCCTTTATAATGGAGGTAAAAAGCCTGACATTCTTATATATTGTCGCCCTGGTGAAAAAGAATGGAGAAAACATGAGTTCGTTGATGCGGTTCAAAGTCTTAAATCAATGTTTTATTTTAAGGGTAAGTTGCACATAATGTGTTTGTGCGAAGAACTCTTAGAGATAACTGTACAATGTGGTTCTGGACCTTCTGGtattgatgatgatgaggagacaCTCAGCCTCAGTATAAGCATATTGATTACCAACGATGAGGACAGTTTATGCAAGTCAGAAGATGTAGGAGGAAGTTTGGTATGTAAACGTCACACATATTATATAGAGTCTTTTGGTGAAGTTTTTAGAATCAACAGGTATTACATTCAAAGAGGTTGTTATGAGCACTTTGTAACCAAAATTGTTGTGTCGAaattggattttgattcattgaCTTGGGAGGAAGTGAAAATTTTGAATGACTATGTCTTCTTTATAGGATATAGAGATACGCGACTGTCTTGCTTGGCATTGGATTTGGGTTTATCAAAGGGTTGTGTGTATTTTACACTAAAATGTGATCTGAGCTTGTACAAGTATGACCTGGAAGATGAAAGCATTTCGCTTTCTTTACCATGTCCTGATGCACCAGCGCCATGGTTGTCGCCCAGATGGCTGATGATTCCTAAAAGTTCGAG GGTTGATGATAGTAGAACAACAACGCACCTTACGCTAGGTAAGGATGAAGACATAGAAAAAGTTATTAAGGCAACGGAAAACAGAACTAGCACCAAAGATAAGGATGACCAGAATAAGGATACTGAACATGCAAGACTATGGGTCAAGCTTAATGATGATATAGTGTGGACtatatcaaattttcttcataCACTGGATTATATACATTTACGTGCAGTTAGTAAAAAATATCGATCAGTATTAGACCTGAAAAGATACTCTTCTACTAGGACAGTACAGATCACAGATATATCCCCGTGGCTGTTTTCCCCAAAGTTTGATCAAGCTGTTTACAATTTTGTAAACCCAATGCATGGTAATGAGAACTACCTCATGAACATCCCAGAATCGTTAAAAGGTGCTAGAATTCGATTCTCGAAAGGTGGATGGTTGCTCATGTCAAAACATAAGAGTTTGTTCTTCTGCAATCCGTTCACGAAATCAACTGTCAGACTTCCAGACTTGCCAGATTTTCATGGTTATAGCTTCACGGGTATCTCATTCTCATCCTTACCGACTTGTTcagattgttttgtttttgccatCGATAAAGAATTATTCAGGGATCAAGTTCATATCTTTTTCATTAAGCGGGGAGATGAAGGCTGGTCATACAATATATtcgataacgtttatttgcttcccAATAAGATAAACATGAAGTTCGAGCTAACTCTCAACAACCCAGTTTTCTACAGAGGAAGATTCTATTGCTTAGACCACAACGGAACATTGGGAGTATTTAAATACGAGCACCCAAACAGTAGTTGGCAAATTCTATCCACGCTAATGCCCCCTAGTTGTGGATTTATTTATGATAGTTTCTTGGTGGAGTGTGAAGGGAAACTGTTATCTGTGTTACTAGGGCGATTAGGAAATTGGGTTCGCATTTTCAGATTGGACGTTGCTAAATTGGTCTGGGTTGAAGTTAAGCATTTGGGGCGGCATACGTTGTTTCTTAGCAATGAATCATGTATCTCAGCACTTGCTCCTACGAGTCAAATGGAGAACAAAATCTACTTTCCGAGGTTGCATAACGAAGGAATTTTGTATTATTCTCTTGATACTGGTATGTATCACTCTCTTGGGAGTAGACATTCTGCTAAAGATTTCCGTGATTCAAAGGAGAAATTACACTGCAGTTGGATAGAACCTAATTGGTCAGAAATC
- the LOC113274563 gene encoding polygalacturonase-like: MINADTVIVNNVADFGAKADGKTDSSTAFLKAWAASCSSSKASTIYVPKKKYLIGPTIFLGPCKSSKITFRIDGILIAPDFKQMKSSVENWLKFDRVKGVSIIGGVLDGRGSSLYSCKLAKKACPRGPTSLGIFSSDDVTVQNLSSLNPKMFHIVVLASKNIFLDGVKIRAPEDSLNTDGIHVGKSTNVRVLNTGIKTGDDCISVGPGTENLWIERVTCGPGHGISIGSLGMGLEEEGVQNVTVKDVEFTGTQNGVRIKSWGRPSKGFVKGVVFKHAVMNNVHNPIVIDQNYCPQHEGCPGQHSGVQIRDVTFGNIKGTSASQVAMKFDCSDINPCKGIHVENIKLVYRLPQKQGEQQKPKPTESYCRNVKGITLGSVFPLLTC, encoded by the exons ATGATAAACGCAGACACAGTGATCGTTAATAACGTTGCAGATTTCGGTGCCAAGGCAGATGGAAAGACAGACTCGAGTACAGCATTTCTAAAAGCCTGGGCCGCTTCTTGTAGCTCATCGAAAGCATCAACTATCTATGTACCTAAGAAAAAGTATCTTATCGGTCCAACCATCTTCTTAGGACCGTGTAAAAGTTCTAAAATCACTTTTCGAATTGATGGGATCCTCATTGCTCCCGACTTTAAGCAGATGAAGTCTTCTGTTGAGAATTGGCTAAAGTTTGATCGTGTCAAGGGGGTGTCAATCATTGGAGGAGTTCTTGATGGACGAGGCTCAAGCTTATATTCTTGCAAGCTAGCCAAAAAGGCATGCCCACGAGGACCAACG TCGCTTGGCATCTTTAGTTCGGATGATGTAACCGTTCAAAATTTGAGCTCGCTTAATCCCAAAATGTTCCATATTGTTGTCCTAGCATCCAAAAACATATTCTTAGATGGTGTTAAGATACGTGCTCCAGAGGATAGCCTCAATACAGATGGTATACATGTTGGTAAGTCAACCAACGTTCGTGTCTTGAACACCGGTATAAAGACAGGAGATGATTGTATCTCAGTTGGACCTGGAACAGAGAACCTGTGGATTGAACGGGTTACATGTGGTCCTGGACATGGTATAAG CATTGGGAGTTTAGGGATGGGATTGGAAGAAGAAGGTGTGCAAAATGTGACAGTGAAAGATGTGGAATTCACTGGAACACAAAATGGAGTAAGAATAAAATCTTGGGGAAGACCTAGTAAAGGATTTGTTAAAGGAGTAGTGTTTAAACATGCTGTAATGAATAATGTTCATAACCCGATAGTTATCGATCAAAATTACTGTCCACAACATGAAGGATGCCCTGGTCAG CATTCGGGCGTTCAAATTAGGGATGTTACATTTGGGAACATCAAAGGAACATCAGCAAGTCAAGTCGCAATGAAGTTCGATTGCAGTGACATCAATCCTTGTAAAGGAATCCATGTCGAGAATATCAAACTAGTGTACCGTCTACCACAAAAGCAAGGAGAACAGCAAAAACCAAAGCCAACAGAATCATATTGTCGAAATGTCAAGGGAATCACCCTTGGTTCAGTCTTCCCATTGTTAACTTGTTGA
- the LOC113339505 gene encoding probable polyamine transporter At3g13620, translating to MVMSETELAEIKIESPSAKPSVKKLTLFPLIFLIFFEVSGGPFGEEPAVKAAGPLFSWLGFLIFPFIWSIPEALITAELATAYPENGGYVVWASEAFGPFWGSMMGSLKFLSGSINNAAYPVLIKDYLRNSYTQLHFLYDDVPKITTLCITTVALSVLNYLGLSVVGWVSVAIGIISLMPFLIMSLIALPKIKWHRLLSLGANGHNFKKNDWTAFLNTLFWNLNFWDNASTLAGEVENPQKTFPTALFSAGVIACLGYLIPLLAIIGSLELEQDKWENGYLADAAGMIAGPWLQYWVAIGSALSGVGLFEAQLSSSSFQAEGMANLRFLPGLFAWRSKRFNTPWVGILLSSAISLSLTFVQFEDIIAAANFLYSMGMLLEFSAFIWLRIKKPDLHRPYKVPANVPLLCIMCLIPAAFVVVVMRFSKLIPLCISAGLTFIAICNYFLMNCCKSKGCIKFIDKNNDEQVVEKESREQQ from the coding sequence ATGGTGATGAGTGAAACAGAGCTGGCAGAAATCAAAATTGAGAGTCCAAGTGCAAAACCATCAGTGAAAAAACTGACGTTGTTCCCACTAATCTTTCTAATCTTTTTTGAAGTTTCAGGAGGACCTTTTGGAGAAGAACCTGCGGTGAAAGCAGCAGGACCACTTTTTTCCTGGCTAGGGTTCTTAATATTTCCATTCATATGGAGTATACCTGAAGCTCTGATCACCGCAGAACTTGCAACTGCATATCCTGAAAATGGTGGTTATGTGGTTTGGGCTTCCGAAGCTTTTGGTCCTTTTTGGGGATCCATGATGGGTTCACTAAAATTTCTTAGTGGATCTATTAATAATGCTGCATATCCGGTTTTGATTAAAGATTACTTGAGAAATAGTTATACTCAATTACATTTCCTTTATGATGATGTGCCTAAAATTACAACTCTTTGTATAACTACGGTAGCATTATCAGTTTTGAACTATCTTGGATTAAGTGTTGTTGGTTGGGTTTCTGTTGCTATTGGTATTATTTCTTTAATGCCATTTCTTATCATGAGCTTGATTGCACTACCTAAAATCAAATGGCACAGATTGTTGAGTTTAGGGGCAAACGGTCACAATTTCAAAAAGAATGATTGGACAGCATTTTTGAATACCTTGTTTTGGAATTTGAACTTTTGGGATAATGCAAGTACTTTGGCTGGAGAAGTAGAAAATCCACAAAAAACGTTCCCCACAGCtctattttctgctggagttattGCTTGTCTTGGGTACTTGATCCCTTTATTGGCGATAATTGGATCTCTAGAGTTGGAGCAAGACAAGTGGGAAAACGGGTATTTAGCTGATGCTGCAGGAATGATTGCCGGGCCATGGTTGCAGTACTGGGTTGCAATTGGTTCAGCTTTGTCAGGTGTTGGATTATTCGAAGCTCAGTTAAGCAGTTCTTCTTTTCAAGCAGAAGGAATGGCAAATCTTAGATTTTTACCTGGGCTTTTTGCATGGAGATCAAAAAGGTTTAATACTCCATGGGTCGGAATCTTGTTGTCGAGTGCAATTTCATTGAGCCTTACATTCGTTCAGTTCGAAGATATCATTGCTGCCGCCAATTTCTTATATAGCATGGGCATGCTATTAGAGTTTTCGGCATTTATTTGGTTGCGTATCAAAAAACCAGATTTGCATAGACCTTATAAAGTTCCAGCAAATGTTCCTCTTCTTTGCATTATGTGTTTGATTCCAGCAGCATTTGTGGTGGTTGTTATGAGGTTCTCTAAACTTATTCCTCTTTGCATCAGTGCTGGTCTTACTTTTATAGCAATTTGCAATTATTTTTTGATGAATTGCTGCAAATCTAAAGGGTGCATTAAATTCATCGATAAAAACAATGACGAACAAGTGGTGGAGAAAGAATCAAGAGAACAACAATGA